The following coding sequences lie in one Nitrospirota bacterium genomic window:
- a CDS encoding trehalose-6-phosphate synthase has protein sequence MPNPPIIVVSNREPYEHRRVKGQLTCQRTDGGLTSALDPVLRRLGGTWVAWGSGDGDREPVDARAGLDVPPEAPTYRLHRVWLGEDEVKGGYLGYANQVLWPLCHITLDRVTYRKTFWESYAAMNRRFAEAVLDELRERPGLVWGHDFHLALLPGLLRNARPGTTIAMFWHIPWPGPDVFRILPQRREILEGLLAADSLVFQTADSVRLFADCARQFLKAEVGNGGTAIDYKGHRTSLAAHAISVDFRSFSETAETQAVKRAMVQIKERLHLGPEVRLGLGVDRLDYTKGLLKRLGALDTFFDRFPQYAGRFTFVQIAVPTRSEVEAYRRYREMIRQTVAEINGRYGRDGWRPIAYLEGRISFETLVACYRMADLALVSSVYDGMNLVAKEYVASQTDGEGALLVSQMAGASEELTEALIINPYDLEGTADAVARALAMPMAERHRRMQAMRRHLQANDVHMWVVRCLREAGLVLPIPQEAAAE, from the coding sequence AACCCACCCATCATCGTCGTGTCGAACCGCGAGCCGTACGAGCATCGGCGGGTCAAGGGACAGCTCACGTGCCAGCGGACCGACGGCGGCCTGACCTCGGCCCTCGACCCGGTGCTCAGGCGGCTCGGCGGGACCTGGGTCGCGTGGGGAAGCGGGGACGGGGATCGGGAGCCGGTGGACGCCCGGGCGGGTCTCGATGTGCCGCCCGAGGCGCCGACCTACCGGCTCCATCGCGTCTGGCTGGGCGAGGACGAGGTGAAGGGCGGATACCTGGGCTACGCGAACCAAGTGCTCTGGCCCCTCTGTCACATCACGTTGGACCGGGTGACCTACCGGAAGACGTTCTGGGAGAGCTACGCCGCCATGAACCGGCGCTTCGCCGAGGCCGTGCTGGACGAGCTGAGGGAGCGTCCGGGGCTGGTCTGGGGCCACGATTTCCACCTCGCCCTGCTGCCGGGCTTGCTCCGCAACGCCCGTCCCGGCACCACGATCGCGATGTTTTGGCACATCCCCTGGCCGGGCCCGGACGTGTTCCGCATCCTGCCCCAACGACGCGAGATCTTGGAAGGACTGCTGGCGGCGGACAGCCTGGTCTTCCAGACCGCCGACTCCGTCCGGCTGTTCGCCGACTGCGCCCGGCAATTCCTGAAGGCCGAAGTGGGAAACGGCGGGACCGCCATCGACTACAAGGGGCATCGGACCAGCCTCGCCGCGCACGCCATCAGCGTGGACTTCCGGAGCTTCTCCGAGACGGCGGAGACCCAGGCCGTCAAGCGGGCGATGGTCCAGATCAAGGAGCGGCTCCATCTCGGCCCGGAGGTGCGGCTGGGGCTGGGCGTGGACCGGTTGGACTACACGAAAGGGCTGCTCAAGCGCCTGGGGGCGCTGGACACGTTTTTCGACCGCTTCCCGCAGTATGCGGGCCGGTTCACCTTCGTCCAGATCGCAGTCCCGACGCGGAGCGAGGTGGAGGCCTACCGCCGCTATCGCGAGATGATCCGCCAGACCGTGGCCGAAATCAACGGCCGGTACGGTCGCGACGGCTGGCGGCCCATCGCCTATCTGGAAGGCCGGATCAGCTTCGAGACGCTGGTCGCCTGCTACCGCATGGCGGACCTGGCCCTGGTCAGCTCGGTCTATGACGGGATGAATCTGGTCGCGAAGGAGTACGTGGCCTCTCAAACGGACGGAGAGGGCGCGCTGCTCGTGAGCCAGATGGCCGGCGCGTCGGAAGAGTTGACTGAAGCCCTCATCATCAATCCCTACGACCTGGAAGGCACGGCCGACGCCGTTGCGCGAGCGCTCGCGATGCCGATGGCGGAGCGGCACCGCCGGATGCAAGCGATGCGCAGACATCTCCAGGCCAACGATGTCCACATGTGGGTCGTACGCTGCCTGCGCGAGGCCGGCCTGGTCCTGCCGATTCCCCAGGAAGCTGCTGCGGAATGA
- a CDS encoding glycosyltransferase family 4 protein, which translates to MKIAQVSPLWESVPPRFYGGTERIVSYVTEELTRLGHEVVLFASGDSVTDAELRAVCPQALRLNTGIFNRDAPLIMLLEQAFGSPGDFDVIHSHLDFLGFPLARRCHVPVLTTLHGRLDLPELQPVFREFAEMPLVSISDAQRRPMPWANWQATVHHGLPRNLYTFRSGPGRYLAFLGRISPEKRPDHAIEVAKRTGMPLRIAAKVDPADREYFRAEIEPLMNHPLVEYVGEITDAEKNDFLGDAYALVCPYDWPEPFGIVFIEALACGTPVLAYRRGSIPEIIEDGCTGFVCDHLGRMADAVQRVSQIDRSRCRRAFDERFTVERMAQDYLRVYEQLVGSTERVAIPSNGRLAHDLI; encoded by the coding sequence ATGAAAATCGCGCAGGTCTCGCCCTTATGGGAGAGCGTTCCGCCAAGGTTCTACGGCGGCACGGAGCGGATCGTGTCCTACGTCACCGAAGAACTGACCCGGCTGGGGCACGAGGTCGTGCTGTTTGCAAGCGGAGACTCGGTGACGGACGCCGAGCTTCGGGCCGTCTGTCCTCAAGCCCTCCGTCTGAACACGGGGATCTTCAACCGAGATGCGCCGCTGATCATGCTGCTCGAGCAGGCGTTCGGGTCGCCGGGCGACTTCGACGTCATCCACTCCCACTTGGACTTCCTGGGCTTCCCTTTGGCCCGGCGGTGCCACGTGCCGGTGCTGACGACCCTCCACGGCCGGCTGGACCTGCCCGAGCTGCAGCCGGTCTTCCGGGAATTTGCCGAGATGCCCCTGGTGTCCATCTCCGACGCCCAGCGTCGGCCGATGCCGTGGGCCAACTGGCAGGCGACGGTGCACCACGGGCTGCCCCGGAACCTCTACACCTTCCGTTCCGGGCCGGGCCGATATTTGGCCTTTCTCGGACGGATCTCGCCGGAGAAGCGGCCGGACCATGCGATCGAGGTCGCCAAGCGCACGGGGATGCCCCTGCGCATCGCCGCGAAAGTGGACCCGGCCGACCGTGAGTACTTCCGCGCCGAAATCGAGCCGCTCATGAACCACCCGCTGGTGGAATACGTCGGCGAAATCACGGACGCCGAGAAAAACGACTTTCTCGGCGACGCCTACGCCCTTGTCTGCCCCTACGACTGGCCCGAGCCGTTCGGGATCGTCTTCATCGAAGCCTTGGCCTGCGGGACGCCCGTGCTGGCGTACCGCCGCGGCTCGATACCCGAGATCATCGAGGACGGCTGCACCGGCTTCGTGTGCGACCATCTCGGCCGCATGGCCGACGCCGTGCAGCGAGTATCGCAGATCGACCGGTCCCGGTGTCGGCGGGCGTTTGATGAACGGTTCACGGTCGAGCGGATGGCGCAGGATTACCTGCGCGTGTACGAGCAGCTCGTCGGCTCGACGGAGCGTGTCGCCATCCCGTCGAACGGCCGGTTGGCTCACGACCTGATCTGA
- the otsB gene encoding trehalose-phosphatase: MRRPSLRARLAALPLHRLLLFLDYDGTLTPIVRRPCDARLHASVRQVLRRLARSIPVVIVSGRALSDLRRRVGLPELRYVACHGLLYQEDGSTARWLGRPAPRKTVRSWIRALAAAAAEVPGALIEDKEHSVALHDRAVSPARRRRLRRRARQALAPWLRSGAAVLLRGKRVLEARPPGPWNKGTAVARLLKEPWARGRVPVYFGDDRTDFPAFRVVRGRGLAVRVGGRRDAAGEGAWVPGPATVLSLLRRLAERSTREP, from the coding sequence ATGAGGCGCCCCTCGCTCCGCGCCAGGCTGGCGGCCCTGCCGCTTCACCGGCTGCTCCTGTTTCTCGACTACGACGGCACGTTGACGCCGATCGTTCGGCGGCCATGCGACGCGCGACTGCACGCCTCCGTCCGGCAGGTCCTGCGCCGGCTGGCCCGCTCGATCCCGGTCGTGATCGTCAGCGGCCGGGCACTCTCCGACTTGCGGCGGCGGGTCGGGCTGCCGGAGCTCCGGTACGTGGCTTGCCACGGACTCCTCTATCAGGAAGACGGCTCGACCGCCCGCTGGCTGGGACGTCCGGCCCCGCGGAAGACGGTCCGCTCGTGGATCCGCGCGCTCGCGGCTGCGGCGGCCGAAGTTCCGGGCGCCCTGATTGAGGACAAGGAACACAGCGTCGCCCTGCACGACCGCGCGGTCAGCCCGGCCCGACGCCGGCGCCTCAGGCGGCGGGCCCGGCAAGCCCTGGCCCCCTGGCTCCGAAGCGGAGCCGCAGTGCTGCTCCGCGGCAAGCGCGTGCTGGAGGCCAGGCCGCCTGGGCCGTGGAACAAAGGGACCGCCGTCGCCCGCCTGCTGAAGGAACCGTGGGCGCGCGGACGCGTGCCTGTCTATTTCGGGGACGACCGCACGGACTTCCCCGCCTTCCGCGTCGTGCGGGGACGGGGGCTGGCGGTGCGGGTCGGCGGGCGGCGAGACGCGGCCGGCGAAGGGGCGTGGGTGCCGGGGCCGGCGACCGTCCTTTCGTTGCTGCGCCGGCTGGCGGAGCGAAGCACGCGAGAGCCCTGA